In Deinococcus gobiensis I-0, one genomic interval encodes:
- a CDS encoding ABC transporter ATP-binding protein encodes MIELRNLEKRYANPQTGQDFYAVRDLSLTFPDGQITALLGPSGCGKTTTLRMINRLIEPTGGQILIDGADVLAGRPEALRRRIGYVIQQIGLFPHLTVEQNVATVPDLLGQPKGKTRERVRELLGLVGLEPAQFAHKRPAELSGGQAQRVGVARALAADPPVLLMDEPFGALDPLARDHVQDAFLDIQRRLKKTIVMVTHDIDEALRMGDRVALLRGGELAQFGTPDDLVRRPASEFVRQFLGEDARLRQLAGLRVGDLARPGDAAGLPRVTADLNARSALSVMLREGAEAVAVVDEQGQVRGVVGWQALEQA; translated from the coding sequence GTGATCGAACTGCGCAACCTCGAAAAACGCTACGCCAACCCGCAGACGGGCCAGGACTTCTACGCCGTGCGCGACCTGAGCCTCACCTTTCCGGATGGCCAGATCACGGCGCTGCTGGGGCCGTCGGGCTGCGGCAAGACGACCACCCTGCGGATGATCAACCGCCTGATCGAGCCGACCGGCGGGCAGATCCTGATCGACGGCGCGGACGTGCTCGCGGGGCGGCCCGAGGCGCTGCGCCGCCGCATCGGCTACGTGATCCAGCAGATCGGGCTCTTTCCCCACCTGACGGTCGAGCAGAACGTCGCCACCGTGCCCGACCTGCTGGGCCAGCCCAAAGGCAAGACGCGCGAGCGGGTGCGCGAGTTGCTGGGGCTGGTGGGCCTGGAGCCCGCGCAGTTCGCCCACAAGCGCCCTGCCGAGCTGTCGGGCGGGCAGGCGCAGCGCGTGGGGGTGGCCCGCGCCCTGGCCGCCGACCCCCCCGTGCTGCTGATGGACGAGCCCTTCGGCGCCCTGGACCCCCTGGCGCGCGACCACGTGCAGGACGCCTTTCTGGACATCCAGCGGCGGCTGAAAAAGACCATCGTGATGGTCACGCACGACATCGACGAGGCGCTGCGGATGGGCGACCGGGTGGCGCTGCTGCGCGGCGGCGAACTCGCGCAGTTCGGCACGCCCGACGACCTCGTGCGGCGCCCGGCGAGCGAGTTCGTGCGGCAGTTCCTGGGCGAGGACGCGCGGCTGCGCCAGCTCGCGGGCCTGCGTGTGGGCGACCTCGCGCGGCCCGGCGACGCGGCGGGGCTGCCCCGGGTGACGGCCGACCTGAACGCCCGCAGCGCCCTGAGCGTGATGCTGCGCGAGGGGGCCGAGGCGGTCGCGGTGGTCGATGAACAGGGGCAGGTGCGCGGCGTGGTGGGCTGGCAGGCGCTGGAGCAGGCCTGA
- a CDS encoding ABC transporter substrate-binding protein, with protein sequence MKRLLLTAVLACSATALADVRVGVIVSGTGPAASLGIPERNTVALLPQTIAGQKIVYTILDDASDTTAAVTAARKLVQENKVDLLIGTTTTPASLAMIDVAAESKTPMISLAASESIIKPVDARRSWVFKTPQTDALMAAAIVAHMASTGVKTVGYIGFNDAYGEGWLAELQKSAAARGLKVVATERYARTDTSVTGQVLKVVAARPDAVLIGASGVPAVLPQKALKDRGYAGKIYQTHGVANADFLRVGGKDVEGAILPAGPVLVADQLPATNPNRKVGLAYVNLYEGKYGQGSVSTFGAHLWDAGLVMQKAIPQALKKAKPGTPEFRSALRDAIEGTRNVIGAHGIFNYGPSDHLGLDARSRVMVQVVNGTWKLLK encoded by the coding sequence ATGAAGCGTCTGCTGCTGACTGCTGTTCTCGCCTGCTCCGCCACCGCCCTCGCCGACGTGCGCGTGGGGGTCATCGTCTCGGGCACCGGCCCCGCCGCCAGCCTGGGTATCCCCGAGCGCAACACGGTCGCGCTGCTGCCCCAGACCATCGCGGGTCAGAAGATCGTGTACACCATCCTCGACGACGCCTCGGACACCACCGCCGCCGTGACGGCCGCGCGCAAGCTGGTGCAGGAGAACAAGGTGGACCTCCTGATCGGCACGACGACCACCCCGGCCTCCCTGGCGATGATCGACGTGGCTGCCGAGAGCAAGACCCCGATGATCTCGCTGGCGGCCTCCGAGAGCATCATCAAGCCGGTGGACGCGCGGCGCTCGTGGGTGTTCAAGACCCCGCAGACCGACGCGCTGATGGCGGCGGCCATCGTGGCCCATATGGCGAGCACCGGGGTCAAGACGGTCGGGTACATCGGCTTCAACGACGCCTACGGCGAGGGCTGGCTGGCCGAGTTGCAGAAGTCGGCGGCGGCGCGCGGCCTCAAGGTGGTCGCCACCGAGCGCTATGCCCGCACCGACACGAGCGTGACCGGGCAGGTGCTCAAGGTGGTCGCCGCGCGCCCCGACGCCGTGCTCATCGGGGCGTCGGGCGTGCCGGCCGTGCTGCCGCAGAAGGCCCTGAAGGACCGGGGCTACGCCGGCAAGATCTATCAGACGCACGGGGTCGCCAACGCGGACTTCCTGCGGGTGGGCGGCAAGGACGTCGAGGGCGCGATCCTGCCCGCCGGGCCGGTGCTCGTGGCCGACCAGCTGCCCGCCACCAACCCCAACCGCAAGGTCGGGCTGGCCTACGTGAACCTGTACGAGGGCAAGTACGGCCAGGGCAGCGTCTCGACCTTCGGCGCCCACCTGTGGGACGCGGGGCTGGTCATGCAGAAGGCCATTCCCCAGGCGCTGAAAAAGGCCAAGCCCGGCACGCCCGAGTTCCGCTCGGCGCTGCGCGACGCCATCGAGGGCACGCGCAACGTGATCGGCGCGCACGGCATCTTCAACTACGGTCCCTCCGACCACCTGGGCCTGGACGCCCGCAGCCGCGTGATGGTGCAGGTCGTGAACGGCACCTGGAAGCTGCTGAAGTAA
- a CDS encoding branched-chain amino acid ABC transporter permease — MDIFDPSIFPILTADGLTNGAVYALLSLALVLVFAVTRVIFVPQGEFVMFGALTLAALQQGKVPGTLNFVLALLLIATVLNVVRALRAGDGRAAGLSVLWAALGGGALWGVTHALAGAGTPLWVQVLLTLLLVVPQGPLLYRVVFEPLRNATVLVLLIASVALHLALTGLGLAFFGAEGSRTPAFAQGNAQIGGVTLSLQSLLVIGVSALLMLGLALFFGRTLAGKALRATAVNRLGARLVGIRPEAAGALAFTLAALIGTLSGLLIGPSIAIGYDSGFLIGLKGFVGAIIGGLVSFPAAAVGALLVGLIESYASFSLSQWKEVIVFTLILPVLLWRSLSTRHHDEEEE; from the coding sequence TTGGACATCTTCGACCCCTCCATCTTCCCGATCCTGACCGCCGACGGCCTGACGAACGGCGCGGTGTACGCGCTGCTCTCGCTGGCGCTGGTGCTCGTCTTCGCCGTGACCCGCGTGATCTTCGTGCCGCAGGGCGAGTTCGTGATGTTCGGTGCGCTGACCCTCGCCGCGCTGCAACAGGGCAAGGTGCCGGGCACGCTGAACTTCGTGCTGGCCCTCCTGCTGATCGCCACCGTCCTGAACGTGGTGCGCGCCCTGCGGGCCGGGGACGGCCGCGCGGCGGGCCTGAGCGTGCTGTGGGCCGCGCTGGGCGGCGGCGCGCTGTGGGGCGTGACGCACGCGCTGGCCGGGGCGGGCACGCCGTTGTGGGTGCAGGTGCTGCTGACGCTGCTGCTGGTCGTGCCGCAGGGGCCGCTGCTGTACCGCGTGGTGTTCGAGCCGCTGCGCAACGCGACCGTGCTCGTGCTGCTCATCGCCTCGGTGGCCCTGCACCTCGCCCTGACGGGGCTGGGGCTGGCCTTCTTCGGCGCGGAGGGCAGCCGCACGCCCGCCTTCGCGCAGGGCAACGCCCAGATCGGCGGCGTGACTCTCAGCCTCCAGAGCCTCCTCGTGATCGGGGTGTCGGCCCTGCTCATGCTGGGGCTGGCGCTGTTCTTCGGGCGCACGCTGGCGGGCAAGGCGCTGCGGGCCACGGCCGTCAACCGCCTGGGCGCGCGGCTGGTCGGCATCCGGCCCGAGGCGGCGGGCGCGCTGGCCTTCACGCTCGCGGCCCTCATCGGCACCCTCAGCGGGCTGCTCATCGGGCCGAGCATCGCCATCGGCTACGACTCGGGCTTCCTCATCGGCCTCAAGGGCTTTGTGGGGGCGATCATCGGTGGGCTGGTGTCGTTTCCGGCGGCGGCGGTGGGCGCGCTGCTGGTGGGCCTCATCGAGAGCTACGCCAGTTTCAGCCTCTCGCAGTGGAAGGAAGTCATCGTGTTCACCCTGATCCTGCCGGTGCTGCTGTGGCGCAGCCTGAGCACCCGCCACCACGACGAGGAGGAGGAATGA
- a CDS encoding ABC transporter substrate-binding protein yields the protein MKRLSSLLLTLSAAALVGTAAAKPIVVGSKLDPEAQVLGQMILLTLKNAGLDVTDKTSLGDTGVLRKAIASGEVDVYPEYTGNAVYLFPEAKITPAQAGNPTQILVLARRLDAPKGITWLNPANVNNTWVISVPQKLAQANKLTSVADLARYVKGGGTFKIAGSPEYFNRPDTFPAFEKAYGFKLTAAQKLVLAGATPPQTQQAASAGTNGVNGAMAYGTDGTLSALNLVALTDPKGAQAVYQPAPIIRTSVLKANPQIAGLLNKVFATLDASTMQRLNGQVALEGRTASDVAAAYLKSKNLIK from the coding sequence ATGAAACGACTGTCCTCCCTTCTGCTGACCCTGAGCGCCGCCGCCCTGGTCGGCACCGCCGCCGCCAAGCCCATCGTGGTGGGCAGTAAACTCGACCCCGAGGCGCAGGTGCTGGGCCAGATGATCCTGCTGACCCTGAAGAATGCCGGGCTGGACGTGACCGACAAGACCTCGCTGGGCGACACGGGCGTGCTGCGCAAGGCCATCGCCTCCGGCGAGGTGGACGTGTACCCCGAATACACCGGCAACGCGGTGTACCTGTTTCCCGAGGCCAAGATCACCCCGGCGCAGGCGGGCAACCCCACCCAGATCCTGGTGCTGGCGCGCCGTCTGGACGCCCCCAAGGGCATCACCTGGCTCAACCCCGCCAACGTGAACAACACCTGGGTCATCTCGGTGCCCCAGAAGCTCGCGCAGGCGAACAAACTGACGAGCGTGGCCGATCTGGCGCGTTACGTCAAGGGCGGCGGCACCTTCAAGATCGCGGGCAGCCCCGAGTACTTCAACCGCCCCGATACCTTCCCGGCCTTCGAGAAGGCCTACGGCTTCAAGCTCACGGCCGCCCAGAAGCTCGTGCTGGCCGGGGCCACCCCGCCCCAGACCCAGCAGGCCGCCTCGGCCGGCACCAACGGCGTGAACGGCGCGATGGCCTACGGCACCGACGGCACCCTGAGCGCCCTGAACCTCGTCGCGCTGACCGACCCCAAGGGTGCGCAGGCCGTGTACCAGCCTGCCCCCATCATCCGCACCAGCGTCCTGAAGGCCAACCCGCAGATCGCCGGGCTGCTGAACAAGGTGTTCGCTACGCTGGACGCCTCCACCATGCAGCGCCTGAACGGTCAGGTGGCCCTCGAAGGCCGCACGGCCAGCGACGTGGCCGCCGCGTACCTCAAGAGCAAGAACCTCATCAAGTGA
- a CDS encoding ABC transporter permease yields MTTATNTPPPGRAAWPPARLPGDLQLVLWLGSAPMLLACLLPWVLLRPNRLAQGEYLHLPPALAVLGGLLALATPLAGRFMPAGVPVLAPAALGLGLWWLGDRTAAAMQGQSEIARASASSGVWLWLLGAAVAVYGAGMVAARLGRWARPLPWLWLPVAAALLLSGHFSDWSVTRELSVQQARFGQELGQHVRLVLSGLGLALLIGAPLAVWASGRERVAGAVLGVANAIQTVPSLALLGLLIAPLSALSNAVPGLRELGVSGIGTAPALTALTLYALLPVLRNGVVALRGVSPGVLDAARGMGMSGAQRFWRVQLPLALPVWLSGVRQAAVLLVGVASVAQLIGAGGLGYFIFSGLQSGAGDLILLGAVPAALLAVLLDQGLRALEQVLGNALGRA; encoded by the coding sequence ATGACCACCGCGACCAACACCCCGCCGCCGGGCCGCGCCGCCTGGCCCCCGGCACGGCTGCCGGGCGACCTGCAACTCGTGCTGTGGCTGGGGTCCGCCCCCATGCTGCTGGCCTGCCTGCTGCCCTGGGTGCTGCTGCGGCCCAACCGGCTGGCGCAGGGCGAGTACCTGCACCTGCCGCCCGCGCTGGCCGTGCTGGGGGGACTGCTGGCGCTGGCCACGCCGCTGGCCGGGCGCTTCATGCCGGCGGGGGTGCCCGTGCTGGCCCCGGCCGCGCTGGGCCTGGGCCTGTGGTGGCTGGGCGACCGCACGGCGGCGGCCATGCAGGGCCAGAGCGAGATCGCCCGCGCGAGTGCGAGCAGCGGCGTCTGGCTGTGGCTGCTGGGCGCGGCGGTGGCCGTATACGGCGCGGGCATGGTGGCCGCCCGGCTGGGGCGGTGGGCGCGGCCCCTGCCCTGGCTGTGGCTGCCGGTCGCCGCCGCGCTGCTGCTTTCGGGGCACTTCTCCGACTGGTCGGTGACGCGCGAACTGAGCGTGCAGCAGGCGCGCTTCGGGCAGGAACTCGGTCAGCACGTGCGGCTGGTGCTCTCGGGACTGGGGCTGGCGCTGCTCATCGGGGCGCCGCTGGCGGTGTGGGCCTCGGGCCGTGAGCGCGTGGCCGGCGCGGTGCTGGGGGTCGCGAACGCCATCCAGACGGTGCCGAGCCTCGCGCTGCTGGGCCTGCTCATCGCGCCGCTCTCGGCCCTGTCGAACGCGGTGCCGGGCCTGCGCGAGCTGGGGGTCAGCGGGATCGGGACGGCCCCGGCCCTGACCGCCCTGACGCTGTATGCCCTGCTGCCGGTGCTGCGCAACGGTGTGGTGGCCCTGCGGGGCGTGTCGCCGGGGGTGCTCGACGCCGCGCGCGGCATGGGCATGTCGGGGGCGCAGCGCTTCTGGCGGGTGCAGCTGCCGCTGGCACTGCCGGTGTGGCTCAGCGGCGTGCGGCAGGCGGCGGTACTTCTCGTCGGGGTGGCGAGTGTCGCCCAGCTCATCGGGGCGGGGGGCCTGGGTTACTTCATCTTCAGCGGCCTGCAAAGCGGCGCGGGCGACCTGATCCTGCTCGGGGCGGTGCCGGCGGCGCTGCTCGCCGTCCTGCTCGACCAGGGACTGCGGGCGCTGGAGCAGGTGCTGGGCAACGCCCTGGGACGGGCATAG
- a CDS encoding GGDEF domain-containing protein, which yields MNSPDDWTFEHLPLPALLWPSRWAEVAPRPNAAFVRAFGPDLPLAGRPDLTHLPDGAHVRRLGRGGTAWDTDARVCRLHFGTRPDGSRLALVLDLQAEYQDPLTGLEDRRALALDAASAPVGTLALLDVDGFKEVNDTLGHEAGDAALCALAKLLAAAAPGWGARAYRLGGDEFVVCAPGRLGAGELGRVQAQFARHLAAQVPGPRPRGAAPRSFSYGLAAAPEDGCTLSELLRSADARLAGVKKRRRGTQAAQVARAQEQPAARPAEGPALLWPALTWLPLRKNA from the coding sequence TTGAATTCCCCCGACGACTGGACCTTCGAGCATCTGCCGCTGCCCGCCCTGCTGTGGCCCTCACGCTGGGCAGAGGTGGCGCCCCGGCCCAACGCGGCCTTCGTGCGCGCCTTCGGGCCGGACCTGCCGCTCGCCGGCCGTCCGGACCTCACGCACCTGCCGGACGGCGCGCACGTGCGCCGCCTCGGACGCGGCGGGACTGCCTGGGACACGGACGCGCGGGTCTGTCGCCTGCATTTCGGCACCCGGCCCGACGGCTCACGTCTGGCGCTGGTGCTGGACCTCCAGGCCGAATATCAGGACCCGCTGACGGGCCTGGAAGACCGCCGCGCCCTGGCCCTCGACGCGGCGTCGGCCCCGGTCGGCACCCTGGCCCTGCTGGACGTGGACGGGTTCAAGGAGGTCAACGACACCCTGGGCCACGAGGCGGGCGACGCCGCGCTGTGCGCGCTGGCCAAACTGCTCGCGGCCGCCGCCCCGGGCTGGGGGGCGCGGGCCTATCGCCTGGGCGGCGACGAGTTCGTGGTGTGCGCGCCCGGCCGCCTGGGCGCAGGCGAGCTGGGGCGGGTACAGGCGCAGTTCGCCCGCCACCTCGCCGCGCAGGTGCCGGGCCCCCGCCCGCGCGGAGCCGCGCCGCGCAGCTTCTCCTATGGGCTGGCCGCCGCGCCCGAGGACGGTTGCACGCTGAGCGAGCTGCTCCGCAGCGCCGACGCCCGTCTGGCCGGGGTCAAGAAGCGCCGGCGCGGCACGCAGGCCGCCCAGGTCGCCCGCGCCCAGGAACAGCCGGCGGCCCGCCCTGCGGAGGGCCCGGCCCTGCTGTGGCCCGCCCTGACGTGGCTCCCCCTGCGCAAGAACGCCTGA
- the nrdI gene encoding class Ib ribonucleoside-diphosphate reductase assembly flavoprotein NrdI: MLLAFDSLTGNVRRFVGGVQAALPDCALDAQPVQAAQPTEDFVLFTYTFGTGQVPATTARFLEQHGGRLRGVVSSGSFHWGDNFGRAGDLIAARYGVPLIAKINKGGTAQDRETVAAWLREWEEGQAQA; the protein is encoded by the coding sequence ATGCTGCTCGCCTTCGATTCGCTGACCGGTAACGTGCGCCGCTTCGTGGGGGGCGTGCAGGCCGCGCTGCCGGACTGTGCCCTCGACGCCCAGCCGGTGCAGGCAGCCCAGCCGACGGAGGACTTCGTGCTGTTCACCTACACCTTCGGAACCGGGCAGGTTCCGGCGACCACGGCCCGGTTCCTGGAGCAGCACGGGGGGCGGCTGCGCGGTGTGGTCTCCAGCGGCAGCTTCCACTGGGGCGACAACTTCGGGCGGGCGGGCGACCTCATCGCCGCGCGCTACGGCGTGCCCCTGATCGCCAAGATCAACAAGGGCGGCACCGCGCAGGACCGCGAGACGGTCGCCGCATGGCTGCGTGAATGGGAAGAAGGCCAAGCGCAGGCCTGA
- a CDS encoding ribonucleotide-diphosphate reductase subunit beta — MSPHTPFSATNWSEPEDSFSTTFYEKYTSQLWFPEEIPLTNDALVWQALGEQERWTYIHASAGLNALDTLQGEVGMPALRHLVDGHIRKATLQFQGMMEDIHARSYSLMNKTFLSTSEEREVFEWVRQQPQLQFKISFIQGVFADPDISNLGLWKKMVVSCMLETALFYSGFFYPLYLAGQGRMVSAGEIFNLIILDEAVHGVYVALLAQEKFAAMNEAEQAYALAWYDATLQTLYRNELSYTETLYAGVGLTGEVKKFIRFNFNVLADNLGTPRPFADEEINPIVQNGIRSKGTTHDFFSSKGSSYSKIGVEPLTEQDFNDIWPSQPIRIAHD, encoded by the coding sequence ATGTCCCCACACACGCCGTTTTCAGCGACCAACTGGTCAGAACCGGAAGACTCCTTCTCCACGACCTTCTACGAGAAATACACCTCGCAGCTGTGGTTCCCCGAGGAGATTCCGCTGACCAACGACGCGCTGGTGTGGCAGGCCCTGGGCGAGCAGGAGCGCTGGACCTACATCCACGCCTCGGCGGGCCTGAACGCGCTCGACACCCTTCAGGGCGAGGTCGGGATGCCGGCGCTGCGTCACCTCGTGGACGGCCACATCCGCAAGGCGACGCTGCAGTTCCAGGGCATGATGGAGGACATCCACGCCCGGTCCTACAGCCTCATGAACAAGACCTTCCTCTCGACGAGCGAGGAGCGCGAGGTCTTCGAGTGGGTCCGGCAGCAGCCGCAGCTCCAGTTCAAGATCAGCTTCATCCAGGGTGTCTTCGCCGATCCCGACATCTCGAATCTCGGCCTCTGGAAGAAGATGGTCGTGTCGTGCATGCTCGAAACGGCGCTGTTCTACAGCGGTTTCTTCTATCCGCTGTACCTCGCCGGGCAGGGCCGCATGGTGTCGGCGGGCGAGATCTTCAACCTGATCATCCTCGACGAGGCGGTCCACGGCGTATACGTGGCGCTGCTGGCCCAGGAGAAGTTCGCCGCGATGAACGAGGCCGAGCAGGCCTACGCCCTGGCGTGGTACGACGCGACCCTCCAGACGCTGTACCGCAACGAGCTGAGCTACACCGAGACGCTGTACGCGGGCGTGGGCCTGACCGGCGAGGTCAAGAAGTTCATCCGCTTCAACTTCAACGTGCTGGCCGACAACCTCGGCACCCCGCGCCCCTTTGCCGACGAGGAGATCAATCCTATCGTGCAAAACGGCATCCGCTCGAAGGGCACCACCCACGACTTCTTTTCCAGCAAGGGCAGCAGCTACAGCAAGATCGGCGTGGAGCCGCTGACCGAGCAGGATTTCAACGACATCTGGCCCAGCCAGCCCATAAGGATCGCCCATGACTGA
- the nrdE gene encoding class 1b ribonucleoside-diphosphate reductase subunit alpha — MERWIELNNKVLAGSVVDTRYDTEALQAFFQEKVNPNTVFFHNLAEKVRYMVEHGLWDAELFTRYSPQEVQQVFEKAYGYKFRFKAFMGAFKFYSEYATMTPDRSRWLERYEDRMALTALARSETVEGALDLVHHLVNQTFTPATPTLMNSGKANTGRLVSCFLLQDCTDNLDSITKTLSFVAELSKGGGGIGVEVSNLRARGESLRGIQNVTKGVMGVAKMLDNMLRYADQAGQRPGAGAIYLSVMHADFGDTLNAKKIATDEDARLKTLSVGATIPDVFLDKVRAGEDIFQFYPHSLWQETGREFTDIDWTREYQTLADNPNIRKKRVSARRVLEDIAVTQGESGYPYLLFEGNANRANPIPNIGSIKMSNLCSEILQPTLPSYFHPYGQESKDRVGLDVSCNLASLVIERAMESRDLGSVVGTAIRMLDNVARSTSIHEVPAVRRANDEMRSIGLGAMGLHSFLAKSELIYGSPEALEFCDVFFAAMHYHARKASMEIARDTGFVFRGFEGSRYQSGEHFAQYLERDFRPVTPEVAALFVGQTLPTRQDWEQLVADIKQHGLAHSFVMAVAPTGSISYVSHASASVMPVTEKVETRTSNKARTIYPMPHLSADTEWYYEEAYDMDQRRVIDTVATIQKHVDQGISCTLFVPSSATTRDLQRYYLYAFSRGVKTLYYTRLRKMSIEECLTCAV; from the coding sequence ATGGAACGCTGGATCGAGCTGAACAACAAGGTGCTGGCCGGGAGTGTCGTGGACACCCGGTACGACACCGAGGCATTGCAGGCCTTCTTTCAGGAGAAGGTCAACCCCAACACCGTCTTCTTCCACAACCTCGCCGAGAAGGTGCGGTACATGGTCGAACACGGCCTGTGGGACGCCGAACTGTTCACCCGCTACAGCCCCCAGGAAGTGCAGCAGGTCTTCGAGAAGGCCTACGGCTACAAGTTCCGGTTCAAGGCCTTCATGGGCGCGTTCAAGTTCTACAGCGAGTACGCCACCATGACCCCCGACCGCTCGCGGTGGCTGGAGCGCTACGAGGACCGCATGGCCCTGACCGCTCTGGCCCGCTCCGAGACGGTGGAAGGCGCACTGGACCTCGTGCACCACCTCGTGAACCAGACCTTCACGCCCGCCACCCCCACACTGATGAACTCGGGCAAGGCGAACACCGGCCGCCTCGTGAGCTGCTTCCTGCTCCAGGACTGCACCGACAACCTCGACTCGATCACCAAGACGCTGTCGTTCGTCGCGGAACTGAGCAAGGGTGGCGGCGGCATCGGCGTGGAGGTCAGCAACCTGCGGGCGCGGGGCGAGTCGCTGCGCGGCATCCAGAACGTGACCAAGGGTGTGATGGGCGTCGCCAAGATGCTCGACAACATGCTGCGCTACGCCGACCAGGCCGGGCAGCGCCCCGGCGCCGGGGCCATCTACCTCAGCGTGATGCACGCCGACTTCGGAGACACCCTGAACGCCAAGAAGATCGCCACCGACGAGGACGCCCGCCTCAAGACCCTCTCTGTGGGTGCGACCATCCCCGACGTCTTCCTGGACAAGGTGCGCGCCGGCGAGGACATCTTCCAGTTCTACCCGCACTCGCTGTGGCAGGAGACGGGCCGCGAATTCACCGACATCGACTGGACGCGCGAATACCAGACGCTGGCCGACAACCCCAACATCCGCAAGAAGCGGGTCTCGGCCCGGCGCGTGCTGGAGGATATCGCCGTGACGCAGGGCGAGAGCGGCTATCCCTACCTGCTGTTCGAGGGCAACGCCAACCGCGCCAACCCCATCCCGAACATCGGCTCGATCAAGATGAGCAACCTGTGTAGCGAGATCCTGCAACCCACGCTGCCCAGCTATTTCCACCCCTACGGTCAGGAAAGCAAGGACCGCGTGGGCCTGGACGTGAGCTGCAACCTCGCCTCGCTGGTCATCGAGCGCGCGATGGAGAGCCGCGACCTCGGCTCGGTGGTCGGCACGGCGATCCGCATGCTGGACAACGTGGCCCGCAGCACGAGCATCCACGAGGTGCCGGCCGTGCGCCGCGCGAACGACGAGATGCGCTCGATCGGCCTGGGCGCGATGGGCCTGCACTCGTTCCTGGCGAAGTCCGAACTCATCTACGGCAGCCCCGAGGCGCTGGAGTTCTGCGACGTGTTCTTCGCCGCCATGCACTACCACGCCCGTAAGGCCAGCATGGAAATCGCGCGCGACACCGGTTTCGTCTTCCGGGGCTTCGAGGGCAGCCGTTACCAGAGCGGCGAGCACTTCGCGCAGTACCTGGAGCGCGACTTCCGGCCCGTGACGCCCGAGGTGGCCGCGCTGTTCGTGGGCCAGACCCTGCCCACCCGTCAGGACTGGGAGCAGCTCGTCGCCGACATCAAGCAGCACGGCCTGGCGCACTCGTTCGTGATGGCGGTCGCCCCCACCGGCTCGATCAGCTACGTCTCGCACGCCTCGGCCAGCGTGATGCCCGTGACCGAGAAGGTCGAGACCCGCACGAGCAACAAGGCCCGCACCATCTACCCGATGCCTCACCTGAGCGCCGACACCGAGTGGTACTACGAAGAGGCCTACGACATGGACCAGCGCCGCGTGATCGACACCGTGGCGACCATCCAGAAGCACGTGGACCAGGGTATCTCCTGCACCCTGTTCGTACCCAGCAGCGCCACCACCCGTGACCTGCAGCGGTACTACCTCTACGCCTTCTCGCGCGGGGTCAAGACCCTGTACTACACCCGCCTGCGCAAGATGAGCATCGAGGAATGCCTGACCTGCGCGGTATGA
- a CDS encoding ABC transporter permease, which produces MTALAPAARPRRRVPWGALLWPALLLLCLWPGMLPNLMAPFSAGEPPDVGDSPLWQLTLVHLALVFGAEALVLLIGLPLAVFVTRPGRAALMRLAEALTGLGQTVPTLAILALAVPTLGLGLRPTLLGLVLYGLVPVVSNGVAGLLSVDRSVLDAARGMGMTPGQQLRRVELPLSLPILLAGVRTSTVYNVGTATIGAALGAGGLGLPIINGLSQQNTGLVLIGALLSALLALSLDALLGLVVRRES; this is translated from the coding sequence ATGACCGCCCTGGCCCCCGCCGCCCGCCCCCGCCGCCGCGTGCCCTGGGGGGCGCTGCTGTGGCCCGCGCTCCTGCTGCTGTGCCTGTGGCCGGGGATGCTGCCCAACCTGATGGCCCCCTTCTCGGCGGGCGAGCCCCCCGACGTGGGCGACTCGCCGCTGTGGCAGCTCACGCTGGTGCATCTGGCGCTGGTGTTCGGGGCCGAGGCGCTCGTGCTGCTCATCGGGCTGCCACTGGCCGTCTTCGTGACCCGGCCGGGCCGCGCCGCCCTGATGCGGCTGGCCGAGGCGCTGACCGGCCTGGGCCAGACGGTGCCCACCCTGGCCATCCTGGCGCTCGCGGTGCCGACCCTGGGGCTGGGGCTGCGGCCCACGCTGCTGGGGCTGGTGCTGTACGGCCTCGTGCCGGTGGTATCCAACGGGGTCGCGGGGCTGCTGTCGGTGGACCGCTCGGTGCTCGACGCTGCGCGCGGCATGGGCATGACGCCGGGGCAGCAACTGCGCCGCGTCGAGCTGCCCCTGAGCCTCCCCATCCTCCTCGCGGGCGTGCGCACGAGCACGGTCTACAACGTCGGCACGGCGACCATCGGGGCGGCGCTGGGGGCGGGCGGGCTGGGCCTGCCGATCATCAACGGGCTGTCGCAGCAGAACACGGGGCTGGTCCTGATCGGCGCCCTCCTGAGCGCCCTGCTGGCCCTGAGCCTGGACGCCCTGCTGGGGCTGGTCGTCCGGCGCGAATCGTAG